A portion of the Clupea harengus chromosome 18, Ch_v2.0.2, whole genome shotgun sequence genome contains these proteins:
- the htr1aa gene encoding 5-hydroxytryptamine (serotonin) receptor 1A a translates to MEGANNSTYPDVLDRNNHTTELSEVALSYQIVTSLLLGLLILCSIFGNSFVIAAIALERSLQNVQNYLIGSLAVTDLMVSVLVLPMAALYQVLNKWTLGQDICDIFISLDVLCCTSSILHLCAIALDRYWAITDAIDYVNKRTPRRAAILISVTWLIGFSISIPPMLGWRKPEDRAIPDACTISQDPGYTIYSTFGAFYIPLILMLVLYGKIFKAARFRIRKTFKKSEKGKISATCFTVSPVIFHRKTTEVTYNNWKQSVESPGGLCVNGARNSGEKTESLIESDSKCHLPLPNTHQSVPDSERRNAKNIDAKRKMALARERKTVKTLGIIMGTFILCWLPFFIVALVLPFCKLSCFMPDWLGAVINWLGYSNSLLNPIIYAYFNRDFQNAFKKIVKCKNFRPIIC, encoded by the coding sequence ATGGAAGGCGCAAACAACAGCACATATCCAGACGTCCTGGACCGGAACAATCATACAacagaattatctgaagttgcATTAAGCTATCAAATTGTCACGTCGTTGCTTCTTGGTCTTCTAATTTTATGTTCCATATTCGGTAATTCGTTTGTAATCGCAGCAATTGCCTTAGAGAGGTCCCTTCAGAATGTCCAGAACTACCTGATCGGGTCTTTGGCCGTTACGGACTTAATGGTGTCGGTATTGGTTCTACCTATGGCAGCTTTGTATCAGGTTTTAAACAAATGGACTCTCGGGCAGGACATTTGTGACATTTTCATATCTCTGGATGTGTTATGCTGCACCTCATCGATTCTACATCTGTGCGCAATAGCCCTGGACAGATACTGGGCTATCACGGATGCAATAGACTACGTGAATAAAAGAACTCCACGGCGAGCTGCAATCCTGATCAGTGTGACGTGGCTGATTGGGTTTTCCATTTCAATACCACCTATGCTGGGATGGAGAAAGCCCGAGGATCGGGCTATCCCTGACGCATGTACAATCAGCCAAGACCCGGGATACACCATCTATTCAACTTTCGGCGCGTTTTACATACCGCTCATCCTCATGTTGGTTCTTTATGGGAAGATATTTAAAGCAGCCAGGTTCAGAATAAGGAAGACATTCAAGAAATCTGAGAAAGGAAAAATATCAGCGACGTGTTTTACCGTGTCACCTGTAATCTTCCACAGAAAAACTACCGAAGTGACGTACAATAACTGGAAGCAAAGCGTGGAGAGCCCGGGTGGCTTGTGCGTAAACGGCGCCAGAAACAgtggagagaaaacagagtCGTTAATTGAAAGCGACTCGAAGTGTCACCTGCCGCTTCCGAATACACACCAATCGGTACCGGATTCTGAAAGACGGAATGCGAAAAATATTGACGCCAAAAGGAAAATGGCTTTGGCGAGAGAGCGCAAAACAGTAAAAACTCTCGGGATAATTATGGGGACCTTCATCTTGTGTTGGTTGCCATTTTTCATTGTAGCTTTAGTTCTGCCATTCTGTAAATTGAGTTGCTTTATGCCAGACTGGCTAGGAGCAGTGATCAACTGGCTCGGCTACTCAAACTCTCTCTTGAATCCAATAATATACGCCTATTTCAATAGAGACTTTCAAAATGCATTCAAGAAAATTGTGAAATGCAAAAATTTCAGACCGATCATTTGTTAA